In a single window of the Patescibacteria group bacterium genome:
- the rplB gene encoding 50S ribosomal protein L2, translating to MKKLKPTTPSRRQMTILEYKKILTTNEPKKQLTKPLKKKAGRNSSGRITVRHQGGGNKRLYRLVDFKQDKFNIIGTIKTIEYDPNRNTFIGLVSYADGEYRYVLLPEGVEVGQQIISSENAPIKVGNRLPLKNIPVGTSVFNIEIMPGTGGKLVRSAGSVAEVMGLEDKYCILKMPSGEIRKVLSNCYATIGVPSNTEYRTLNIGKAGRTRWLGIRPTVRGSAMNPCDHPYGGGEGRQPRGTRRPKTAWGKVTGGHKTRKKRKWSNVLILKRRK from the coding sequence ATGAAAAAACTTAAACCAACAACTCCATCACGGCGGCAAATGACAATTCTTGAATATAAGAAAATTTTGACAACTAATGAACCGAAAAAACAATTAACCAAACCTCTTAAGAAAAAAGCGGGTAGAAATTCTAGTGGCAGAATTACTGTTCGTCATCAGGGCGGAGGAAACAAAAGACTGTATCGTTTAGTTGACTTTAAACAAGATAAATTTAATATTATTGGAACAATCAAAACGATTGAATATGATCCCAATCGAAATACTTTTATTGGTCTGGTTTCTTATGCTGATGGTGAATATCGTTATGTTTTATTGCCGGAAGGAGTAGAAGTTGGTCAGCAAATTATTAGTTCCGAAAATGCTCCAATTAAAGTCGGTAATCGCTTGCCTTTAAAAAATATTCCAGTTGGCACTAGCGTTTTTAATATTGAAATAATGCCAGGCACCGGTGGTAAATTGGTTCGTAGTGCTGGTTCAGTCGCTGAAGTGATGGGTCTCGAGGACAAATACTGTATTTTAAAAATGCCTTCTGGAGAAATTAGAAAAGTTTTATCAAATTGTTATGCAACAATAGGCGTTCCATCAAATACAGAATACCGCACTTTAAATATTGGGAAAGCTGGAAGAACTCGTTGGTTGGGAATTAGGCCAACAGTTCGTGGTTCTGCAATGAATCCCTGTGACCATCCTTATGGTGGAGGCGAGGGGCGTCAACCTCGTGGTACGCGCAGGCCAAAAACAGCATGGGGTAAAGTTACTGGCGGTCACAAGACACGAAAGAAAAGAAAATGGTCGAATGTACTAATTCTTAAACGCAGAAAATAA
- the rpsS gene encoding 30S ribosomal protein S19 gives MSRSLKKGPYIDPKLLKKIAKIKPDSGQVIKTWSRASVISPEMIGYTFAVHNGKDFIEVKITEEMVGHRLGEFAPTRKFIKHGGKMQRELEKKAATASNQ, from the coding sequence ATGAGCAGAAGTCTTAAAAAAGGTCCATACATTGACCCAAAGCTATTAAAGAAAATCGCTAAAATTAAACCTGATTCTGGTCAGGTTATTAAAACTTGGTCAAGAGCTTCGGTAATTTCGCCAGAAATGATCGGATATACTTTTGCGGTTCATAACGGTAAGGATTTTATTGAGGTTAAAATTACCGAAGAAATGGTCGGTCATCGTTTAGGTGAATTTGCGCCCACTCGTAAATTTATTAAACATGGTGGTAAGATGCAAAGAGAATTAGAAAAGAAGGCGGCGACCGCATCTAATCAATAA
- the rpsJ gene encoding 30S ribosomal protein S10 has translation MTKKDELQQKIRIKLKAYDHKVLDNSCKQIVETASRYVKEIIGPMPLPTEIRRYTINRSTFIDKNSREQFEIRIHKRILDILNPNQKLIDALMNLNLPAGVDIEIKM, from the coding sequence ATGACTAAAAAAGATGAATTGCAACAAAAAATAAGAATAAAACTGAAAGCCTACGATCATAAAGTGTTAGATAATTCTTGTAAACAAATCGTTGAAACTGCTAGCCGTTATGTAAAAGAAATTATTGGTCCGATGCCATTACCCACTGAAATCCGACGTTATACCATTAATCGTTCAACTTTCATTGATAAAAATTCACGAGAACAGTTTGAAATCCGCATTCACAAAAGAATCCTTGACATACTTAATCCGAATCAAAAACTAATTGATGCTCTGATGAACCTAAATTTGCCGGCAGGAGTAGACATTGAGATTAAGATGTAG
- the rplC gene encoding 50S ribosomal protein L3: MAKFILAQKIGMTEIFQNDKMIPVTVLEAGPVVVTQIKTKERDGYYAVQVGFGAKKKISKALKGHLKNLGNFRWIKEFKVSESEINNYKVGDKIDVSIFQEGEKIKISGTSKSKGFQGVVKRHGFHGGPKTHGQKNRLRAPGSIGATHPQHVAKGRKMAGRMGGERITLKNVKIAKIINDKNLICIKGAVPGKKGELVEILA, encoded by the coding sequence ATGGCTAAATTCATTCTCGCTCAAAAAATAGGAATGACCGAAATTTTTCAGAATGACAAGATGATTCCAGTAACTGTTTTAGAAGCAGGTCCTGTTGTGGTTACGCAAATAAAGACCAAAGAGCGAGATGGTTATTATGCCGTTCAGGTTGGTTTTGGCGCGAAGAAAAAAATTTCCAAAGCTTTAAAAGGCCATTTAAAAAACCTGGGCAATTTTAGATGGATAAAAGAGTTTAAAGTATCTGAGTCAGAAATAAATAATTATAAAGTTGGTGATAAAATAGATGTTTCAATTTTTCAAGAGGGCGAGAAAATTAAGATTTCGGGCACTAGTAAAAGCAAGGGTTTTCAAGGCGTGGTAAAAAGACATGGTTTCCATGGCGGTCCTAAAACCCATGGACAAAAAAATCGATTGCGCGCTCCCGGTTCAATTGGTGCTACACATCCCCAACATGTTGCTAAAGGAAGGAAGATGGCTGGGCGAATGGGTGGCGAAAGAATAACTTTAAAAAATGTAAAAATTGCAAAAATAATCAATGATAAAAATTTGATTTGTATAAAAGGGGCGGTGCCGGGAAAAAAAGGAGAATTAGTCGAGATTTTAGCTTAA
- the rplW gene encoding 50S ribosomal protein L23, translating into MIKQPRVTEKSQLMKQVRQYVFDVDKKANKAEVKKAVEYIYNVKVEKVRIINISAKKRRLGATQGKKSGHKKAIVTLKEGYQIEIIPQK; encoded by the coding sequence ATAATAAAACAACCACGAGTGACGGAAAAAAGTCAATTGATGAAACAAGTTAGGCAATATGTTTTTGATGTGGATAAAAAAGCAAATAAAGCGGAAGTAAAAAAGGCTGTGGAATATATTTATAATGTTAAGGTTGAAAAAGTACGAATAATAAATATTTCCGCAAAAAAAAGACGCCTAGGAGCTACACAAGGAAAAAAGTCGGGTCATAAAAAAGCTATTGTTACTTTAAAAGAAGGATACCAAATTGAAATCATTCCTCAAAAATAA
- the rplD gene encoding 50S ribosomal protein L4 translates to MKVDLYNQKGEVIDQINVSDRIFGYKWNSVLVHQVLVALQSNKRKPIAHAKDRGEVSGGGRKPWRQKGTGRARHGSIRSPLWIGGGVTFGPTKEKKYDKKINKKTKLNALLSVLSKKFSDQEIKIIDKIELEQPKTKEMAKILKNFLNDKKRNQGLLILPTNDRNLIKSTRNLSFAQATTIENLDLINLLTFKNLIFIKEAVEKLEEKIK, encoded by the coding sequence ATGAAAGTGGATTTATATAATCAAAAAGGAGAAGTGATTGACCAGATTAATGTATCTGATAGAATTTTTGGTTATAAATGGAATTCCGTTTTAGTGCATCAAGTTCTTGTAGCTTTACAAAGCAATAAAAGAAAACCTATTGCGCATGCAAAAGATAGAGGAGAAGTTTCTGGCGGCGGAAGGAAACCTTGGCGTCAAAAAGGAACAGGCCGCGCTCGTCATGGTTCTATTCGTTCTCCTTTGTGGATTGGTGGCGGTGTCACTTTTGGTCCGACCAAGGAGAAAAAATATGATAAAAAAATCAATAAAAAAACCAAACTGAATGCTTTACTATCAGTTTTGTCTAAAAAATTTTCTGATCAAGAAATTAAAATTATTGATAAAATAGAACTTGAACAGCCAAAAACCAAAGAAATGGCAAAAATTTTAAAAAATTTTTTAAATGATAAAAAAAGAAACCAGGGATTATTGATTTTGCCAACAAACGATAGAAATCTTATAAAAAGCACTCGTAATTTATCATTTGCCCAAGCAACTACTATAGAAAATCTTGATTTAATTAATCTTTTAACTTTTAAAAACCTGATTTTTATAAAAGAAGCTGTCGAAAAATTAGAAGAGAAAATAAAATAA
- the tuf gene encoding elongation factor Tu, giving the protein MAEKKKFERKKPHVNVGTIGHIDHGKTTLTAAIMHVLNFKGLVEKVEGVDQIDNAPEEKARGITIALHHSEYESEKRHYAHIDAPGHADYIKNMITGAAQMDGAVLVVSAADGPMPQTREHILLARQVGVPAIIVFLNKVDQVSDPELIDLVENEVRELLSKYQFPGNEVPVIRGSALAALNAKSIDDPACKPILDLVEAMDSYIPDPVREVDKPFLMPIEDVFSIEGRGTVVTGRAERGVLKLNEEVEVVGLRPTQKTVVTGIEMFNKTLDEAQAGDNVGILLRGLKKEDVERGQVVAKPGSVTPHTEFEAEVYILTKEEGGRHTPFFNGYKPQFYIRTTDVTGEVTLPQGIEMVMPGDNVNLTIKLIAPVALEEKQRFAIREGGKTVGAGVVTKILK; this is encoded by the coding sequence ATGGCAGAGAAAAAGAAATTTGAACGTAAAAAGCCACATGTTAATGTGGGTACAATCGGTCACATTGATCACGGTAAAACCACTTTAACTGCTGCAATAATGCACGTTTTAAATTTTAAGGGTTTAGTAGAAAAAGTGGAAGGCGTTGATCAAATTGATAATGCTCCCGAGGAAAAAGCAAGAGGTATTACTATTGCTTTGCATCATTCGGAATATGAGTCGGAAAAAAGACACTATGCTCATATTGATGCACCGGGACATGCTGATTACATTAAAAACATGATTACTGGTGCCGCTCAGATGGATGGTGCCGTGCTTGTTGTTTCGGCGGCTGATGGTCCAATGCCTCAAACTCGTGAGCATATACTTTTGGCGCGCCAAGTCGGTGTTCCAGCAATAATTGTTTTCTTAAATAAAGTTGATCAGGTAAGCGATCCAGAATTGATTGATTTGGTTGAAAATGAAGTTCGTGAATTATTATCTAAATATCAATTTCCTGGTAATGAAGTTCCAGTAATTCGCGGTTCCGCTTTGGCCGCATTAAATGCTAAATCAATCGATGATCCAGCTTGCAAACCAATTTTAGATTTGGTTGAAGCAATGGATAGTTATATTCCTGATCCTGTTCGTGAAGTTGATAAACCATTTTTGATGCCAATCGAAGATGTTTTCTCAATCGAAGGACGAGGAACTGTTGTTACTGGTCGTGCTGAAAGAGGGGTTTTGAAATTAAATGAAGAAGTTGAGGTTGTTGGTTTAAGACCAACTCAAAAAACAGTTGTCACCGGTATTGAGATGTTTAATAAAACATTAGATGAAGCTCAAGCGGGTGATAATGTTGGTATTTTGTTGCGTGGTCTAAAGAAGGAGGACGTAGAAAGAGGTCAGGTTGTTGCCAAACCAGGCAGCGTTACTCCTCATACTGAATTTGAGGCAGAGGTTTATATTTTAACTAAGGAGGAAGGAGGAAGACATACTCCATTCTTCAATGGTTATAAACCTCAGTTTTATATTCGAACCACCGATGTTACTGGTGAAGTTACTCTTCCTCAAGGCATTGAAATGGTGATGCCTGGCGATAATGTTAATTTGACTATTAAATTAATTGCGCCGGTTGCCTTGGAAGAGAAACAAAGATTTGCTATTCGTGAAGGTGGTAAAACTGTCGGCGCGGGTGTGGTAACAAAAATTCTCAAATAA
- a CDS encoding DedA family protein, whose translation MWLTLLILFVLAIFLGEELMLFVGAMIHIGLLPLWQTFFVMMLAVYFGDFLFFYLGYHYGDGLIEKLINKKLIKQAKAERIRGIFHRGGTWILFVSKFAYGLNHLTQLVAGAMKFDVKKYIKNQLVVSLGWVIFYLFIGYTFSAVLSDIFFDIRALSIALLLIFALIFALGWIIDFIITRIFPRENQ comes from the coding sequence ATGTGGTTAACGCTTTTAATTTTATTTGTTCTGGCAATTTTTTTAGGAGAAGAGTTGATGCTTTTTGTTGGGGCGATGATACATATCGGGCTTTTGCCTTTGTGGCAAACTTTTTTTGTGATGATGTTGGCGGTTTATTTTGGCGACTTTTTGTTTTTTTATTTGGGATATCATTACGGCGATGGGTTAATTGAAAAACTAATTAATAAAAAATTAATTAAACAAGCAAAAGCGGAAAGAATAAGAGGAATTTTTCATCGGGGTGGTACTTGGATTTTGTTTGTTTCAAAATTTGCTTATGGTCTAAATCATTTAACACAGTTAGTAGCGGGAGCAATGAAATTTGATGTTAAAAAATATATAAAAAATCAACTTGTTGTTTCTTTAGGCTGGGTAATTTTCTATTTATTTATTGGTTATACATTTTCCGCTGTTTTATCAGATATTTTCTTTGATATTCGAGCGTTAAGTATAGCCTTATTATTAATTTTTGCTTTGATTTTTGCCTTGGGTTGGATTATTGATTTTATTATTACCCGCATTTTTCCTAGAGAAAATCAATAA